A single window of Megalopta genalis isolate 19385.01 unplaced genomic scaffold, iyMegGena1_principal scaffold0718, whole genome shotgun sequence DNA harbors:
- the LOC143263535 gene encoding uncharacterized protein LOC143263535 has protein sequence QCITRAPTPGFNQESQELSDEKFLPEATASREGSAYSFRAVQHHRSPATQQDNHAAAQHHCRTTEHPSAANRHRQQYQVSQPKVQTRIEILVAGTDAEAAHAIEREEFETAYFHLIDKVEIVIARATPEQSRITTNSPISAQTADTAINVKLPTLQLPSFDGNYSDWVKFKDTFTSVIHENNSLTDIQRFHYLNTSLKGVAACVIQALGVSGTNYRHAWELLKSRYEDSTSLKRHHVNSLLDLKSIQRESDITLREFLDEATNHRIALMSLGESVETWDTMLVPLLSRKLGQVSMREWERRIISQSEMPTFGQLSAFIEERSKYLANIAVSVQKKATRLQENQIRENPQYSQLTVLSDSGSQANFITTEFCKRLGIKPTAISSTVTGLGRAVNSIEGRATLTIHSRYNKSQHTIHREKIEIPSHIELADPEFHLQRPIDILIGAGLFWTLLCVGQHKSTSNLLLQKTQLGWVLGGTPTWADKKLSQDNKCCLATLNDLQSQLERFWDIEELTPSDTRLIDECEAHFRETIRRDTDGRYIVRIPFKSNANELVHPADRKYQRLLWRAQPHLPVQEYELNTVTYDTASAPFLATRTLHEIGLTCAHTFPTSSKVIINDFYVDDLLTGAQTEQEIGTLKRELTQILSQAGMDLRKWASNCPTVTATDSTERNREIAVDKDPKTLGLLWSPTTDHLMFRVESPQNQRVTKRTILSEIAQIFDPLGLISPIVIVAKLILQQLWQTQIGWDQSIPQNLHSQWLQYRQDISKVGAMNISRCAISECLDDIELHGFSDASEKAYGACVYLRSRDLSGSWVTRLLCAKSRVAPLKTISLPRLELCGALLLANVVSKVRIALDTVRFKEYLWTDSTITLAWLRSSPNKWKTFVANRVSQIQGLTSSDSWRHVASEDNPADLISRGTKPGTLQNTTIWWDGPTWLRQSSSLWPSALDNPIDVPEEKERKPVMLTISTAESSIVRIFSTYTRLLRSIAYCLRFAKFMRNRVKKLEGDASGSLITGSLTTIEINAARTRLELLAQREAFSTEIRLVQTQQALPNSSALRSLNVFLDNGGLLRVGGRLSNAPIDYDQKHPIILPPKHPLTDLIIKCEHHRLMHAGCQAVLTSLQTRYCLVSAKHNVKRNIRKCVRCFKTNPLSQTYQMGQLPASRVTPVRRDQRFTFEELYTLLTQIESSLNTRPLSPLSSDPTDLNPLTPGHFLIGTALTTLPSDDLRDIKVTRLNRYQLIEQMVQHFWQRWQRECIQQLQQRHKWQHSTTSKLAVDSLVIIKEDNLPPLQWSMGRIVQVHPEYVDCNQIISLHLYGLSNIDIVEHAMHVQGGRIIKYELGFRVEVELKTRSTMRSAGGGRLVQEMAEAKGKVQVEIYVAIRSPKRGRREEKWLYEEDGDRLAR, from the exons AGCAGCTCAACATCATTGCAGAACAACGGAGCATCCCAGTGCAGCCAACAGGCATCGACAGCAGTACCAAGTGTCCCAGCCCAA AGTTCAAACGAGAATCGAAATACTCGTAGCTGGAACGGACGCCGAAGCAGCGCACGCGATCGAGCGCGAAGAATTCGAGACGGCGTATTTTCATCTGATAGATAAAGTCGAAATAGTCATTGCCCGTGCCACTCCGGAGCAGAGTAGGATAACCACGAACAGCCCGATATCCGCGCAGACTGCAGATACCGCAATAAACGTTAAATTACCGACACTGCAACTGCCTTCCTTTGATGGCAATTACAGTGATTGGGTGAAATTTAAAGACACATTTACATCAGTGATTCACGAGAATAATTCATTAACAGACATACAACGGTTCCATTATTTAAATACCTCACTCAAGGGGGTAGCGGCTTGTGTGATTCAAGCGTTAGGCGTGTCCGGAACAAATTACAGACATGCATGGGAATTACTCAAGTCGCGATATGAAGATTCCACAAGTCTCAAGCGGCATCATGTAAATTCATTACTTGATTTAAAATCCATTCAAAGGGAATCAGACATCACATTGCGGGAATTTCTGGACGAAGCTACAAATCATAGAATAGCGTTAATGTCTTTGGGTGAATCGGTTGAAACTTGGGATACCATGTTAGTTCCGTTATTGTCCAGAAAGTTAGGTCAAGTGTCCATGAGAGAATGGGAAAGGAGAATAATATCTCAGTCGGAAATGCCTACATTTGGTCAATTATCTGCGTTTATAGAAGAACGTTCcaaatatttagcaaatatcgCGGTCAGTGTTCAG AAGAAGGCTACGCGGCTACAGGAGAATCAGATTCGCGAGAACCCCCAGTACTCACAGCTAAC GGTATTATCAGATTCGGGATCTCAAGCAAATTTTATAACCACGGAATTTTGCAAACGACTCGGCATCAAACCGACTGCAATAAGTTCAACAGTGACAGGATTAGGAAGGGCAGTAAATTCCATAGAAGGTAGAGCAACATTAACAATTCATTCACGATATAATAAATCTCAACACACG ATACAtagagaaaaaatagaaattccaaGTCACATAGAGCTAGCCGATCCAGAATTCCATTTACAACGGCCAATAGATATACTCATTGgagcaggtctattttggacattGCTATGTGTCGGTCAACATAAATCAACTTCCAACCTGCTCTTGCAAAAGACCCAACTCGGTTGGGTTTTGGGAGGCACTCCTACCTGGGCAGACAAGAAATTATCACAAGACAATAAGTGTTGTTTAGCCACACTCAATGACCTACAATCTCAATTAGAGAGGTTTTGGGACATAGAGGAACTAACCCCAAGCGATACTAGGTTAATCGATGAATGCGAGGCACATTTTAGGGAAACCATAAGACGAGACACGGACGGTAGATATATCGTTAGAATACCGTTTAAATCCAACGCAAATGAATTAG TTCATCCAGCAGATAGGAAGTATCAAAGACTTTTGTGGCGAGCACAGCCCCATCTCCCAGTCCAAGAGTACGAGTTAAACACAGTAACTTATGATACAGCATCCGCTCCTTTCCTAGCGACTCGTACTCTGCACGAAATTGGACTGACCTGTGCTCACACATTTCCGACGAGCAGTAAGGTTATAATCAATGATTTTTACGTAGACGATTTATTAACTGGGGCTCAAACAGAACAGGAAATAGGAACGCTGAAAAGGGAGCTGACGCAAATTCTATCACAAGCAGGTATGGACCTTCGTAAATGGGCAAGCAATTGCCCGACAGTTACAGCAACAGACAGTACAGAGAGAAATCGCGAAATCGCCGTAGATAAAGACCCAAAAACGTTAGGCCTCTTGTGGTCACCGACGACCGACCACTTAATGTTTAGAGTAGAATCCCCACAGAACCAGCGTGTCACAAAACGTACTATTCTTTCTGAAATAGCTCAAATTTTTGACCCGTTAGGTCTAATATCCCCCATTGTAATAGTCGCAAAATTGATCCTACAACAACTATGGCAGACTCAGATAGGTTGGGATCAATCAATACCGCAGAACCTGCATAGTCAATGGCTCCAATACCGCCAAGATATTAGCAAGGTAGGAGCAATGAACATCTCGCGATGTGCAATTTCAGAGTGTTTAGATGATATAGAACTGCACGGGTTTTCAGACGCGTCCGAGAAGGCGTACGGGGCTTGTGTTTACCTGCGCTCTAGGGATCTGTCAGGTAGTTGGGTAACGCGCTTATTGTGTGCAAAGTCCAGAGTCGCACCGCTCAAAACCATTTCATTACCGAGATTAGAATTATGCGGTGCATTATTACTAGCAAATGTAGTAAGCAAAGTTAGAATAGCATTAGACACAGTAAGGTTTAAGGAATACCTGTGGACAGATTCGACGATCACTCTCGCCTGGCTTCGAAGCTCCCCAAACAAATGGAAAACCTTCGTAGCCAATAGAGTATCGCAAATTCAAGGTTTAACGTCAAGTGATAGTTGGAGACATGTAGCCTCTGAAGACAACCCGGCAGATTTAATTTCGCGAGGCACAAAACCAGGTacattacagaacacaaccattTGGTGGGACGGTCCCACCTGGTTACGTCAGAGCTCAAGTCTATGGCCTAGCGCGTTAGATAACCCTATCGACGTTCCGGAAGAGAAGGAAAGGAAACCGGTTATGTTGACTATATCGACTGCAGAGAGTAGCATTGTCAGGATATTTTCAACCTATACGCGATTACTCAGAAGCATAGCATACTGTCTCAGATTTGCCAAATTTATGAGAAATCGAGTTAAAAAATTAGAAGGTGACGCATCAGGTTCGCTAATAACGGGTTCATTGACAACAATAGAAATCAATGCAGCGAGAACACGTTTGGAATTACTTGCGCAAAGGGAGGCATTTTCGACAGAGATCAGATTAGTACAAACACAACAAGCACTTCCAAATTCCAGTGCGCTACGGTCCCTAAATGTATTTCTGGACAATGGCGGACTACTCAGGGTGGGCGGAAGACTATCCAACGCACCCATAGACTACGATCAAAAACATCCGATCATATTGCCACCAAAGCATCCGCTAACGGATTTAATAATCAAATGCGAACATCACAGGTTAATGCATGCGGGATGTCAGGCTGTTTTAACGTCATTACAAACAAGGTATTGTTTAGTCTCAGCAAAACATAATGTAAAACGAAACATACGGAAATGTGTACGGTGCTTTAAAACAAACCCATTGAGTCAAACCTATCAGATGGGTCAATTACCTGCGTCGAGAGTCACCCCAGTGCgac GAGATCAGAGGTTCACGTTCGAAGAGCTATATACGTTACTGACGCAAATAGAATCCAGTTTAAATACACGTCCACTTTCACCATTATCCTCAGATCCCACAGATCTAAACCCTTTGACTCCTGGGCATTTTTTAATTGGTACTGCCCTTACAACACTGCCATCTGATGACCTACGAGATATCAAGGTCACTCGACTCAACAGATACCAGCTAATCGAGCAAATGGTCCAGCATTTCTGGCAAAGGTGGCAGCGGGAATGTATACAACAGTTACAGCAACGACACAAATGGCAGCATTCCACCACGTCGAAATTAGCCGTGGATTCCTTGGTAATCATCAAGGAGGACAATCTACCCCCGTTACAGTGGAGCATGGGAAGAATCGTTCAGGTACACCCTG AATACGTAGATTGTAATCAAATCATAAGCTTACACTTATATGGGTTATCAAATATAGACATAGTTGAACATGCGATGCATGTTCAAGGTGGGCG